A single Tenacibaculum sp. 190524A02b DNA region contains:
- a CDS encoding VIT domain-containing protein: protein MKKIITFYCLWISIQTFTQNIPKLSIKEGGEFVKLSKVAIKAKIVGNTLTTEYKLTFFNNSDRLLEGELQFPLGEGQAVSGFAMSLNGKLRDAVVVEKELARVAYENTIRQKIDPALLEKTNGNNYKARVYPILPNKEKVIVVTCEEKLSYLNGDLIHNFPIKFSEKLNKFDFCLTIEGNLTNKLKLTNKKFENIIFTEKETKQIAVIKNTNKRIDDLLKLVISGKENKEKVTTYKDYFNVYIPFKGKLRSKEKPKKITILWDVSGSMRLKNLEKEIALLEAYLKYLENVTIEFITFSSTVHTKENFLIKNGNWIALKSKIKKQEYDGGTNLNEVLKNIKTDAKEILLFSDGLHNLRQQNTEGTKKTIYVVNSLLSANHEYLKTISETSGGTYINLNKLPINKATELLTKECLQLLGIKENNKTFEIYPKEKVTINNGIEVAGRFKRPTSIKLLLGYQDKVIEEKEVLIKKTSNSSIVKRLWAKQRLVHLNKSKQQNKKEIIELAKQYHLITDYTSMLVLDRVEDYVTYEITPPEELKEAYKRLLKEKKERENDLDIQDRKEELIDNYKDILKWYDASYVIKEAKENRRQTTVENSIEEIQPQVLEQNENVEEEIKDQEVEIIKQEEETQLVEKVEVLNESDLPKKTIHGLVKDENGPLPGVAVIVKGTMNGTETDFDGNFSINVAEGSELVFSFVGMETKEVLVGNTTNNLDIELKNDESVLQEVVVTAYASTVKRHSVSYALSSVTSGVKVDSKKLTKEETASNANVSVVKMETNPMYILDGERTDKNPLSVLKSNEVFEVEVLKAQDGIKLFGAEAKNGVVIVVTKEGIKNNKNKIEDLNEKIEEVIELKSWDATMPYLTILNNEKTIKEAYKKYLRIKKNFSNSPMFFIDVADFFIGKGEKEIGVRVLTNLVEIELDNYELLKALAYKLEALKKYNLAVSVYEKILELRPEEPQSYRDLALAYEFVGDYSKSFNLLFSIYNGDLLHKDIDERFFGIEAIAFVELTRLVNTYSDKLKLNKYQKGLFKRVTPDIRVVVDWNHNDTDLDLWVIDPNGEKAYYGNKNTKTGGRMSEDLTEGYGPESFMIKNAIKGTYQIKVDYYADTMQKISGPTILKVTTFENYGKKNEKRKVKLFKLDKEEDVLHIGNIVVN from the coding sequence ATGAAAAAAATTATTACTTTTTACTGTTTGTGGATAAGTATACAAACATTTACACAAAACATACCAAAATTAAGTATAAAAGAAGGAGGTGAGTTCGTAAAACTATCTAAGGTGGCTATAAAAGCTAAAATAGTAGGTAATACATTAACTACAGAATACAAATTAACTTTTTTTAATAATAGTGATAGGCTTTTAGAGGGAGAATTACAGTTTCCTTTAGGGGAAGGACAGGCTGTTTCAGGTTTTGCAATGAGTTTAAACGGAAAGCTTAGAGATGCGGTTGTTGTAGAGAAAGAGCTAGCCAGAGTAGCTTATGAAAATACGATTAGACAAAAAATAGATCCCGCATTATTAGAAAAAACAAATGGGAATAATTATAAAGCTAGAGTATATCCAATTTTACCAAATAAAGAGAAAGTAATTGTAGTAACCTGTGAAGAAAAACTATCGTATTTAAATGGTGATTTAATACATAACTTCCCAATAAAATTTAGTGAAAAGTTAAACAAATTCGATTTTTGTCTCACTATTGAAGGGAATCTAACTAATAAATTGAAACTGACAAATAAAAAGTTTGAAAACATAATTTTTACAGAAAAAGAAACCAAACAAATAGCAGTAATAAAAAACACTAATAAAAGAATAGATGATCTTTTGAAGCTAGTAATTTCTGGAAAAGAAAATAAAGAAAAAGTAACAACGTATAAAGACTATTTTAATGTGTATATTCCTTTTAAAGGAAAGCTTAGAAGCAAGGAAAAGCCTAAAAAAATAACTATTTTATGGGATGTTTCTGGCTCTATGAGGCTTAAAAACTTAGAAAAGGAGATAGCACTTTTAGAAGCGTATTTAAAATATTTAGAGAATGTAACAATTGAGTTTATTACGTTTAGTTCAACAGTTCATACTAAAGAAAATTTCCTTATAAAAAATGGAAACTGGATAGCGTTAAAAAGTAAGATTAAAAAGCAGGAGTATGATGGAGGAACAAATTTAAATGAGGTGCTAAAAAATATAAAAACTGATGCTAAAGAAATACTCTTATTTTCTGATGGGTTACATAATTTAAGACAACAAAATACTGAAGGAACTAAAAAAACTATTTATGTAGTAAATTCTCTTTTATCAGCAAATCATGAATACTTAAAAACAATTTCAGAAACTTCTGGAGGAACATATATAAACCTGAATAAGTTACCAATTAATAAGGCTACAGAATTATTGACTAAAGAATGTTTACAGTTATTGGGTATTAAGGAAAACAATAAAACTTTTGAGATTTATCCTAAAGAAAAAGTAACTATTAATAACGGTATTGAAGTTGCAGGAAGGTTTAAAAGACCAACATCTATAAAACTATTGCTAGGGTATCAAGATAAAGTAATAGAGGAAAAAGAAGTTTTAATAAAAAAAACATCTAATTCATCAATTGTAAAAAGACTATGGGCTAAACAAAGATTAGTACATTTAAATAAATCAAAACAACAGAATAAAAAAGAGATTATTGAATTAGCTAAACAGTATCATCTAATTACGGATTATACATCGATGTTAGTTTTAGATAGGGTTGAAGATTATGTAACGTATGAAATCACACCACCAGAAGAGTTAAAAGAAGCTTATAAAAGACTTTTAAAAGAAAAAAAGGAAAGAGAGAATGATTTAGATATCCAAGACAGAAAAGAAGAACTAATTGATAATTACAAAGATATTTTAAAATGGTATGATGCGTCTTATGTTATAAAAGAGGCAAAAGAGAATAGAAGACAAACTACAGTGGAGAATTCAATTGAAGAAATACAACCACAAGTTTTAGAGCAAAATGAAAATGTAGAAGAGGAAATAAAAGATCAAGAAGTAGAAATAATAAAACAAGAAGAAGAAACTCAGCTTGTAGAAAAAGTAGAAGTGTTAAATGAAAGTGATTTGCCTAAAAAAACAATACATGGGCTGGTAAAAGATGAAAATGGCCCTTTGCCAGGAGTAGCTGTAATTGTAAAAGGAACAATGAATGGTACTGAAACAGATTTTGATGGGAACTTTTCTATAAATGTAGCTGAAGGAAGTGAGTTGGTTTTTAGTTTTGTAGGAATGGAAACAAAAGAAGTACTTGTAGGAAACACTACCAATAACCTAGATATTGAATTAAAAAATGATGAAAGCGTATTACAAGAAGTAGTAGTGACTGCTTATGCATCAACAGTGAAAAGACATAGTGTTTCGTACGCTTTAAGTAGTGTAACTTCTGGAGTTAAAGTTGATAGTAAAAAACTTACTAAAGAAGAGACTGCAAGTAATGCCAATGTTAGTGTTGTGAAGATGGAAACGAATCCCATGTATATTTTAGATGGAGAAAGAACAGATAAGAATCCTTTAAGTGTTTTAAAATCAAATGAAGTTTTTGAGGTTGAGGTATTAAAAGCACAAGATGGAATAAAACTTTTTGGAGCGGAAGCTAAAAATGGGGTGGTAATAGTGGTAACTAAAGAGGGAATAAAAAATAATAAAAATAAAATAGAAGATTTAAATGAAAAAATAGAAGAAGTAATAGAGTTAAAATCTTGGGATGCAACCATGCCTTACTTAACTATTTTAAACAATGAAAAAACAATTAAAGAGGCTTATAAAAAGTATTTAAGAATTAAAAAGAATTTTTCAAACAGTCCTATGTTCTTTATCGATGTAGCTGATTTTTTTATAGGTAAAGGAGAAAAAGAAATTGGAGTAAGGGTGCTCACTAATCTAGTTGAAATAGAGTTGGATAATTATGAGTTACTAAAAGCATTGGCATACAAACTAGAAGCGTTAAAAAAATATAATTTGGCAGTAAGTGTTTACGAAAAAATTTTAGAATTAAGACCTGAAGAACCACAGTCATATAGAGATTTAGCTTTGGCATATGAATTTGTAGGAGACTATTCTAAAAGTTTCAATTTATTATTTTCTATTTATAATGGAGATTTATTACACAAAGACATAGATGAGCGTTTTTTTGGAATTGAAGCTATAGCTTTTGTAGAATTAACACGATTGGTAAATACCTATTCCGATAAACTAAAACTAAATAAATATCAGAAAGGCCTTTTTAAAAGAGTAACGCCAGATATACGTGTGGTAGTAGATTGGAATCATAATGATACAGATTTAGATTTATGGGTTATTGATCCTAATGGAGAAAAGGCATACTATGGAAATAAA